The following is a genomic window from Leptolyngbya sp. FACHB-261.
TGTTGGAAGGACGGCGAGCCTAAGTCAAAAGTAATGTTTTGGCTTTTCTCAAAATTCAGAAAATCCCCAGCCCCAAAGGTTACCAGTTGACCAGAGATCACAAGAAAGTCTAATAGAGTTGGCTGAGCACTATTCGTACTATCAAATACCAAGAGAGAGAGACTACCCGTAGCCCTAGCATGCTCAGATTGTGGGTTGTCTGTTGAGGTTGCCAGTGCCAGGGAACCCGCGAAGTTGAAAGAGAAAGATTGGCCTGCTTCTGTTAAGAAATCTCCCACAACTTGCGCTCGGCTCTGCGCTAGCCCTAAGTAGTTACTGCCGTCGCCGGTGACTTGGCTTAGGGATGTATTAGACGCCAGAGCTGGGAGATTGCTAAACAACGCGTCTGCTTGGGCTGAAGCATCGACAGTACCTGATGGTGCAATTGCTAGCGAGTTTACATCTGTGAAGGTTCTGACTGCGTTGGAGTTCTGATTAAAGTTATCAAGCTTAAATATCCCTTGGGAAGAAGCCAGGGTAGCAGCTTGGCTGGGTGAAGTAATGAAGAGGCCAAGCACAGAAGCTGTCAGCAGACTTAGGCGTCTGGCCGCCCTTTGACTGGGTATTGCAGAACCACAGGTAGTGTTCATGTTTGAAGGTAATCTGCGACTGGTTTCGAAGTAATTCTTTGACTGAGAAGCACCAACTGAGAACTGAGAATCAACTGATAATTTAGAACCGCAAAATTTCCCGCTCGTAATTTTCAGGTGTGGGCTCTACTTCCCAAACCAGTGACTCGCCGGGTTCGAGGGCGACCTCAACGTAGAGTTGTTCTACAGCCTTAGTTGCAGTGGTTTCGTTATTCTCGAAGCCTTGCAAATCTTCGGTGAGCAACCTCAATTTGAAGCCGCTAGGAATGCGACCACCTAATGATGAGGCTCGCAGTTCGAAGCGCCAAGCTTGTACTGAATCGCCTTGCAGAACGCTGAGCTCGTAGGGTTCACCTGCAATCACCAAAGAGCGAGATAGAACGGTGAGGGGAGTGGCCTGTGCGGCTCCCCGCGATCCTAGGGGGTTGGCTTGCAGTTCCGCTCGTCCCCACCCAGACAATTCAGCCAGTTCTGAGACGCCAGCCTGTAGCCACTGCAGAATTGACCATTGCTCCTGTAGTCCTTGGCGACGTTCGTGTAGGCGCTGTCTCCAACCACCGTGAGCGATCAAAGCACCCCAAAGGGTAAAGGGCACAGCTAAACGGGGCAGGGCAAGCGATGGGTTCCCCAATCGCTGTAATAAATTTTCAGCCTGCGCCAAGGGCAGAACAGGTAGCGGTGCAATCGCCGCTCTCGTAACTTCCTCTGGGCAGCGCTGGCGGGCTATCAACAGCACATTCAAGTCCGCGATTAGGGCATCTGCATCCAGGCTGTAGGTGCGATCAGCCGCGTCATAGTTTCCTAAAGTTTTCAATTGGTGATGGGTCGTGTATCCCCGCACTTGCATCCAGCCATCATCAGGGCTGACTGAACAGAAGAGGTAGTAGTCCGCTGCCCACTCGGGAATATCCACCCACTCCTGGGGCACACGCAGCTCGCTCATATCAATGCTTTCGCTGGGAATCAGCACCAGTCGCTCACCAGAGGGATGGGCAGAGGGAGCCTGAACGAATGGCAGCACCCTGCTTGCACTGAGTGTAATTGCTGTGCCAGTTGTGAATTGCCAGATGCTCGCTAGGGCTCTTGAACCTGGCCAGACCGTCGCTTCAGGGACCTGCTCCTGTAGCCAGGGCAGGAAAGCGTTTAAGCAAAGGCTGTTGATATAAGCGTTCCATCGATCCGAGGCGGCAGAGAGGCGCTGACTCTGCTGCCAAGCCTGCTCTTGCAGATCATCGGGGAGTTCCAATCCCAATTGGCTGGGATCGGCAAGTTCTAGTAAGGCTGGGTCAGAAGTCATGTCAAATCCTCTCTTGGCGTTTGAAGGGCAGGTTGGCGGTAGTAAACCTTCAACCATTCCTCCAGGGCTACACCGACATCTTTAATGAGGTCGGAAGTTAGAGGAGTATGCAGGGCACCCTGGCTCCACTGAACGAGCGTATCGAGTAGGAACTGCCGGTGCTTGGTGAGCTGGCGAGAAATTGTGTACTGTTTGACGTCTAGCTGAGCGGCGATCTGTT
Proteins encoded in this region:
- a CDS encoding DUF1822 family protein; protein product: MTSDPALLELADPSQLGLELPDDLQEQAWQQSQRLSAASDRWNAYINSLCLNAFLPWLQEQVPEATVWPGSRALASIWQFTTGTAITLSASRVLPFVQAPSAHPSGERLVLIPSESIDMSELRVPQEWVDIPEWAADYYLFCSVSPDDGWMQVRGYTTHHQLKTLGNYDAADRTYSLDADALIADLNVLLIARQRCPEEVTRAAIAPLPVLPLAQAENLLQRLGNPSLALPRLAVPFTLWGALIAHGGWRQRLHERRQGLQEQWSILQWLQAGVSELAELSGWGRAELQANPLGSRGAAQATPLTVLSRSLVIAGEPYELSVLQGDSVQAWRFELRASSLGGRIPSGFKLRLLTEDLQGFENNETTATKAVEQLYVEVALEPGESLVWEVEPTPENYEREILRF